A region of Halosolutus amylolyticus DNA encodes the following proteins:
- a CDS encoding metal ABC transporter substrate-binding protein, whose protein sequence is MTNDLPSRDDRWSRRRVVSAVGGTAVAGLAGCIGSGDEDDSNDGPVAVASFFTFYDFARQIAAKTPVSVENLVPTGMHGHGWEPDPSIQRDITDADAFLHVGPDFQPWADRAIDTVGAEAQETHLINVREGVELIDLADSLDDDEAVGDAKDPHFWLDPELAMTSVDNIADGLAEIAPDHEETFTEHAAEVKSELETLDEEWQALFDATERDVLFLAAHNAFAYVAERYDVTIEPLVVNLAANDDVRPTDMQRAQETIAENDIQHIGAAVFEPIRPAQQLLEQTDVEAYYPVTPYAGTAESWAERGWGYFDIARNVNMPTFRLLAGAASPDEVTFEDYGRNFEP, encoded by the coding sequence ATGACGAACGATCTCCCTTCCCGCGACGATCGCTGGTCGCGTCGACGCGTCGTATCGGCAGTTGGGGGTACCGCAGTTGCCGGACTGGCTGGCTGTATCGGGAGCGGCGACGAGGACGACAGTAACGACGGGCCCGTCGCCGTTGCATCCTTCTTTACGTTCTATGATTTTGCGAGGCAGATCGCTGCGAAGACGCCCGTTTCGGTCGAGAACCTCGTTCCGACGGGGATGCACGGCCACGGCTGGGAACCGGATCCATCGATCCAGCGAGATATCACCGACGCGGACGCGTTCCTCCACGTCGGCCCCGACTTCCAGCCGTGGGCCGATCGAGCGATCGACACCGTCGGAGCCGAGGCCCAGGAGACGCACCTGATCAACGTCCGCGAGGGAGTCGAACTGATCGACCTTGCCGACAGCCTCGACGACGACGAGGCGGTCGGGGACGCAAAGGACCCCCACTTCTGGCTCGATCCCGAGCTGGCGATGACGTCGGTCGACAACATCGCCGACGGACTGGCCGAAATCGCGCCGGATCACGAGGAGACGTTTACCGAACACGCCGCCGAAGTCAAGTCGGAGCTCGAGACACTCGACGAGGAGTGGCAGGCGCTCTTCGATGCGACCGAGCGTGACGTCCTCTTTTTGGCCGCACACAACGCGTTCGCGTACGTGGCCGAGCGCTACGACGTAACGATCGAACCGCTCGTCGTCAACCTCGCGGCCAACGACGACGTGCGCCCTACAGATATGCAACGCGCACAGGAGACGATCGCGGAAAACGACATCCAGCATATCGGTGCCGCTGTCTTCGAACCGATTCGACCTGCTCAACAGCTACTCGAGCAGACGGACGTCGAGGCGTACTATCCGGTGACGCCGTACGCCGGGACGGCCGAATCGTGGGCTGAGCGCGGTTGGGGCTACTTCGACATCGCACGCAACGTCAACATGCCGACGTTCCGTCTGCTCGCAGGCGCCGCCTCGCCTGACGAAGTAACCTTCGAGGACTACGGTCGGAACTTCGAGCCGTGA
- a CDS encoding GIY-YIG nuclease family protein, producing MGGTYVLVIDVPEPIEIDVGALGTHEFEAGAYAYVGTAFGPGGFARVDRHRELARGERDVRHWHVDYLLGHPETGLETAITFPDADRECELADRLPGDRITGFGASDCDCPAHLLAAPDAEAVREAATADGGRLADE from the coding sequence ATGGGCGGCACGTACGTGCTCGTGATCGACGTTCCGGAGCCGATCGAGATCGACGTCGGCGCGCTCGGTACCCACGAATTCGAGGCCGGCGCGTACGCCTACGTCGGTACCGCGTTCGGACCCGGCGGCTTCGCCCGCGTCGATCGGCATCGCGAACTCGCTCGCGGCGAGCGGGACGTCCGCCACTGGCACGTCGACTACCTGCTCGGCCACCCCGAGACGGGACTCGAGACCGCGATCACGTTCCCCGACGCCGATCGAGAATGCGAGCTAGCCGATCGGCTGCCGGGCGATCGGATCACGGGATTCGGGGCCTCGGACTGTGACTGTCCGGCCCATTTGCTGGCCGCGCCCGACGCCGAGGCAGTCCGCGAGGCGGCGACGGCCGACGGCGGTAGGCTCGCGGACGAATGA
- a CDS encoding RAD55 family ATPase, producing MSEHLRTGGTPQYPLQCDHCHYPIPGEPKERGDGHYCSGSCREAADGESTMPDPDAYKRVVTGIEPLDSLVPNGIPADSFLLLSGDEGTRRSELLTELVWRAIERGEPAVLVSFADPPTATLERFFGNGWNVLPALETDRLRIVDCFTHRLSDREAFLESRNEWQTFVGEAAADSIVTVEEPDDGPAVADALHEALDALEMTETGLVTIDSLDELGRLLQRDRVHDFVTEVRGTICTPRYVPIVAGATTAGSDKYPEDEYVFDGIVDLRLTDQFTPETRLKQLGVRKLIGTQFLPQWITYEYEPARGLFAFGSSTDAREVYDYDFGNGPRAVDRR from the coding sequence ATGAGCGAGCACCTGCGGACCGGGGGGACACCCCAGTATCCGCTCCAGTGCGATCACTGTCACTACCCGATCCCGGGCGAACCGAAAGAGCGCGGTGACGGCCACTACTGCTCCGGGAGCTGTCGCGAGGCCGCCGACGGCGAGTCGACCATGCCCGACCCCGACGCCTACAAACGCGTCGTGACCGGGATCGAACCGCTCGATTCGCTCGTACCGAACGGGATCCCGGCGGACTCGTTTCTCCTCCTCTCCGGTGACGAGGGCACCCGCCGGAGCGAACTCCTGACCGAACTCGTCTGGCGCGCGATCGAACGGGGCGAACCCGCGGTCCTCGTCTCCTTCGCCGATCCGCCGACGGCGACCCTCGAGCGGTTCTTCGGGAACGGCTGGAACGTCCTCCCCGCGCTCGAGACCGATCGGCTCCGGATCGTCGACTGCTTCACCCATCGGCTCTCGGACCGCGAGGCGTTCCTCGAGAGCCGCAACGAGTGGCAGACGTTCGTGGGCGAGGCCGCGGCGGACTCGATCGTCACCGTCGAGGAACCGGACGACGGGCCGGCGGTGGCCGACGCGTTGCACGAGGCGCTGGACGCACTCGAGATGACCGAAACGGGGCTGGTGACGATCGACTCGCTGGACGAACTCGGCCGATTGCTCCAGCGGGATCGGGTCCACGACTTCGTAACGGAGGTTCGCGGAACGATCTGTACGCCCCGGTACGTGCCGATCGTCGCGGGGGCGACGACCGCCGGAAGCGACAAGTATCCGGAGGATGAGTACGTCTTCGACGGGATCGTCGACCTGCGACTGACGGACCAGTTCACGCCCGAGACGCGACTCAAGCAACTCGGGGTGCGCAAACTGATCGGGACGCAGTTCCTGCCGCAGTGGATCACCTACGAGTACGAACCGGCCCGGGGCCTGTTCGCGTTCGGCTCCTCGACGGACGCGCGAGAGGTGTACGACTACGACTTCGGGAACGGACCTCGCGCCGTCGACCGCCGGTGA
- a CDS encoding metal ABC transporter ATP-binding protein, with protein MTQPQSNVRSDRADPIVDVEDVSFGYTASPVVEDISLTVERGEYVGMIGPNGSGKSTLLQLILGLHEPDEGQVELLGHPARAFAEREKVGYVAQDVTENTKRMPITVAEVVLMGRFPHVGFGRVTSDDRDRARQALRTVGIDHLADRKITQLSGGQRQRAYIARALAGEAELLVLDEPTVGVDAESVDAFFDLLTDLNDDGMTILLVEHDIGAVLEHTSRVICLNREVYFDGSPAAFADSDALDRAYGTNVRRDDGVVVS; from the coding sequence ATGACACAACCCCAATCCAACGTCCGTAGCGATCGTGCCGACCCCATCGTCGACGTCGAGGACGTCTCGTTCGGCTACACGGCGAGTCCGGTCGTCGAGGACATCTCGCTCACCGTCGAGCGCGGCGAGTACGTCGGGATGATCGGTCCCAACGGCTCCGGAAAGAGTACGTTGTTGCAACTGATACTCGGGCTGCACGAGCCCGACGAGGGCCAGGTCGAACTGCTCGGCCACCCCGCGCGTGCGTTCGCCGAGCGCGAGAAGGTCGGCTACGTCGCTCAGGACGTCACCGAGAACACCAAGCGAATGCCGATCACCGTCGCGGAAGTCGTCCTGATGGGCCGATTCCCCCACGTGGGCTTCGGCCGCGTCACCAGCGACGACCGCGATCGGGCTCGGCAGGCGCTTCGAACCGTCGGCATCGACCACCTCGCCGATCGGAAGATCACGCAGCTGTCCGGCGGCCAGCGCCAGCGCGCGTACATCGCCCGCGCACTCGCCGGCGAGGCCGAACTGCTCGTGCTCGACGAGCCGACGGTCGGCGTCGACGCGGAGTCCGTCGACGCCTTCTTCGACCTGCTCACGGACCTCAACGACGACGGGATGACTATCCTGCTGGTCGAACACGATATCGGGGCCGTCCTCGAGCACACCTCGCGCGTGATCTGTCTCAACCGCGAGGTGTACTTCGACGGCTCCCCCGCCGCGTTCGCCGACAGCGACGCGCTCGATCGCGCCTACGGGACGAACGTTCGACGTGATGACGGGGTGGTGGTATCGTGA
- a CDS encoding NAD(P)-dependent glycerol-1-phosphate dehydrogenase — protein sequence MFEKSTWIRLPRNVVVGHGVIDDAVDVVDDLHLQGRPLFVTSPTPREVAADPIADDFVAAGIEPAIVTIEKATFDAVERVIEAAEAEDAAYLVGIGGGKAIDIAKMASDHLSMGFLSVPTAASHDGIVSNRGSVPDGDTRHSVAAEPPLAVVADTEILAEAPWELTTAGCADIISNYTAVMDWRLAKRLKDVEYSEYAAALSEMTAEILVDNADLVRPGLEESSWIVTKALVSSGVAMSIAGSSRPASGAEHLFSHQLDRLAPGAALHGHQVGVGSIMTAYLHGGDRGFWRNIRDALSSIDAPTTAAELGIDDETVIEALTTCHEIRDRYTILGDGMNERAAREVATKTGVIG from the coding sequence ATGTTCGAGAAGTCGACGTGGATTCGCCTGCCGCGAAACGTCGTCGTCGGCCACGGCGTCATCGACGACGCCGTCGACGTCGTCGACGACCTCCACCTGCAGGGCCGGCCCCTGTTCGTGACCAGTCCGACGCCCCGGGAGGTCGCGGCCGACCCGATCGCCGACGACTTCGTGGCGGCCGGGATCGAGCCAGCGATCGTGACGATTGAGAAAGCGACGTTCGACGCCGTCGAGCGCGTGATCGAGGCCGCCGAAGCCGAGGACGCCGCCTACCTCGTCGGCATCGGCGGCGGGAAGGCGATCGACATCGCGAAGATGGCGAGCGATCACCTCTCGATGGGCTTTCTCTCCGTTCCGACGGCGGCCAGCCACGACGGGATCGTCAGCAATCGCGGCTCGGTCCCCGACGGCGATACGCGCCACAGCGTCGCCGCCGAACCGCCGCTGGCGGTCGTCGCGGATACCGAAATCCTGGCCGAAGCGCCGTGGGAACTGACGACCGCGGGCTGTGCGGACATCATCTCCAACTACACCGCGGTGATGGACTGGCGGCTCGCAAAGCGGCTCAAGGACGTCGAATACTCCGAGTACGCCGCGGCGCTCTCCGAGATGACCGCAGAGATCCTCGTGGACAACGCCGACCTCGTCCGTCCCGGACTCGAGGAGTCGTCCTGGATCGTCACCAAGGCGCTCGTCTCCTCGGGCGTCGCGATGAGCATCGCCGGCTCCTCGCGGCCGGCCAGCGGCGCCGAACACCTGTTCTCTCACCAGCTCGATCGGCTCGCCCCCGGAGCGGCGCTACACGGCCACCAGGTCGGCGTCGGCTCGATCATGACAGCCTACCTGCACGGCGGCGATCGCGGCTTCTGGCGGAACATCCGGGACGCCCTCTCGAGTATCGACGCGCCGACGACGGCCGCCGAACTCGGGATCGACGACGAGACGGTGATCGAGGCGCTGACGACCTGCCACGAGATCCGCGATCGGTACACGATCCTCGGCGACGGGATGAACGAGCGGGCCGCACGCGAAGTCGCGACGAAGACGGGCGTCATCGGCTGA
- a CDS encoding peptidase has product MFAVVTRWLGLLVVGYAAGRLYGVYSVRRDDGSDDRSYGTYRLLAVVGITTLLVLAFSGLVDATETALAAVHPVLTGGLAEPLAWVPTAAGTIVAVLVAYLGVFPYARARRDVDIGAATATARLARYLAAIAIFCLAALAPVTALLGASEPSPWLTPVLFAGLVVGVYAWTQYSVVLSQEISEPTGEQRRRLETTADRADLTATIAGVFPGEETETARLYLQGPFWNRRLYAADYAIDALDDDELTALCARAAAADDRRLVERRSIVVAVLLGLFLTLVVWTSVLVALAGLLVAWPLLSRHLQRCEFAADREAARAVGADTLASAYETTTDPTDGRGRLHEQLASTPATARRLDRLRNSRSERV; this is encoded by the coding sequence ATGTTCGCTGTAGTCACGCGCTGGCTCGGACTGCTCGTCGTCGGCTACGCGGCGGGCCGACTGTACGGCGTCTACTCGGTTCGGCGCGACGACGGGAGCGACGACCGATCGTACGGGACGTACCGGCTCCTCGCCGTCGTCGGCATCACGACCCTGCTCGTCCTCGCGTTCTCCGGGCTGGTCGACGCGACCGAGACGGCGCTCGCGGCCGTCCACCCTGTACTGACCGGCGGCCTCGCCGAACCGCTCGCCTGGGTGCCGACTGCGGCCGGGACGATCGTCGCGGTTCTCGTCGCGTATCTCGGCGTCTTTCCGTACGCCCGAGCGCGGCGCGACGTCGATATCGGTGCCGCGACGGCGACCGCCCGTCTCGCCAGGTACCTCGCGGCGATCGCGATCTTCTGCCTGGCCGCCCTCGCGCCCGTCACCGCGCTCCTCGGCGCGTCGGAGCCGAGTCCGTGGCTGACTCCCGTCCTGTTCGCCGGCCTCGTCGTCGGCGTCTACGCCTGGACGCAGTACAGCGTGGTACTCTCGCAGGAGATTTCCGAACCGACCGGCGAACAGCGGCGGCGACTCGAGACCACGGCCGATCGGGCCGACCTGACGGCGACGATCGCCGGCGTGTTTCCGGGCGAAGAAACCGAAACGGCGCGACTCTACCTGCAGGGCCCGTTCTGGAATCGGCGGCTGTACGCCGCCGACTACGCGATCGACGCCCTCGACGACGACGAACTGACGGCGCTGTGTGCGCGGGCGGCCGCCGCCGACGACCGCCGACTCGTCGAGCGTCGATCGATCGTCGTGGCCGTCCTCCTCGGGCTGTTCCTGACCCTCGTCGTCTGGACGTCGGTGCTCGTCGCACTCGCCGGCCTCCTCGTGGCCTGGCCGCTTCTCTCCCGGCACCTCCAGCGGTGCGAGTTCGCCGCCGATCGCGAGGCGGCCCGTGCGGTCGGAGCCGACACCCTCGCGAGCGCGTACGAGACGACGACGGACCCGACCGACGGCCGCGGACGACTCCACGAACAGCTCGCGTCGACGCCGGCGACGGCGCGACGACTCGATCGACTCCGGAACTCCCGATCAGAACGTGTCTAG
- a CDS encoding S9 family peptidase: MPTYDIERYLNVRSAYGASFGPDGDRLSFLMDTTGTPQVWTLTGPREWPEQRTFYDERVTFASWSPERPELIFGMDEGGNERAQLFRLDAETGAIENLTAMPDAKHRWGGWSHDGDRFAFASNRRDESVFDVYVQGRDETGDEATLVHEGDGWLSLAGWSPDDSRLLVSQAYSNFDQDLYVLDLETEELEHLTPHEGDVRYGSASWAPDGEGIYLVTDEGDADTLYLAYLDLETGDLESIVEGEGWNVDGIALDDETGRFVYSRNVEGYTDLTVGEFDADDPTAFETVSEPDLPGGVAGGVSFGPDAERFALSTSGDRVNTNVFVVEFATGETERWTDAPTAGIPRETFDDSDLVHVESFDQLEVPGFLTLPNEADDTGASDGDGVPVIVDIHGGPESQRRPSFSSVKQYFLDRGYAYFEPNVRGSAGYGADYAALDDVEKRMDSVADIRACVEWLQDHPAVDPDRIAAKGGSYGGFMVLAALTEYPDLWAAGIDVVGIANFVTFLENTGDWRRELREAEYGSLAEDREFLEEISPINNVEEIEAPLFVLHGENDPRVPVGEAEQIVEKVADHGVPVRKLIFEDEGHGFSKLENRIEAYSAIAEFLDEHV, encoded by the coding sequence ATGCCGACCTACGACATCGAACGCTATCTCAACGTCCGGAGCGCGTACGGCGCGTCGTTCGGGCCCGACGGCGATCGGCTCTCGTTCCTGATGGACACGACGGGGACGCCGCAGGTCTGGACGCTCACCGGCCCCCGCGAGTGGCCCGAACAGCGCACCTTCTACGACGAGCGGGTGACCTTCGCCTCGTGGTCGCCCGAGCGCCCCGAACTGATCTTCGGGATGGACGAGGGCGGCAACGAACGCGCCCAGCTGTTCCGGCTCGACGCCGAGACGGGCGCGATCGAGAACCTGACCGCGATGCCCGACGCCAAACACCGCTGGGGCGGCTGGAGTCACGACGGCGATCGGTTCGCGTTCGCCTCGAACCGACGCGACGAGTCCGTCTTCGACGTCTACGTCCAGGGCCGGGACGAGACGGGCGACGAGGCGACCCTCGTCCACGAGGGCGACGGCTGGCTCTCGCTGGCGGGGTGGAGCCCGGACGACTCCCGATTGCTGGTCTCGCAGGCCTACTCCAACTTCGACCAGGACCTGTACGTGCTCGATCTCGAGACGGAGGAACTCGAGCACCTCACCCCCCACGAGGGCGACGTCCGCTACGGGAGCGCGAGCTGGGCTCCCGACGGCGAGGGGATCTACCTCGTCACCGACGAGGGCGATGCGGACACGCTCTACCTGGCCTACCTGGATCTGGAGACCGGCGATCTGGAGAGCATCGTGGAGGGCGAGGGATGGAACGTCGACGGCATCGCGCTGGACGACGAGACCGGCCGGTTCGTCTACTCGCGGAACGTCGAGGGCTACACCGACCTCACCGTCGGCGAGTTCGACGCCGACGATCCGACGGCGTTCGAGACCGTCTCCGAACCCGATCTGCCGGGCGGCGTCGCCGGCGGCGTGAGTTTCGGTCCCGACGCGGAACGGTTCGCGCTCTCGACCTCCGGTGACAGGGTCAACACGAACGTCTTCGTCGTGGAATTCGCGACCGGCGAGACGGAACGGTGGACGGACGCCCCGACCGCGGGCATTCCGCGGGAGACGTTCGACGACTCCGATCTCGTCCACGTCGAGAGTTTCGACCAGTTGGAGGTGCCCGGCTTCCTGACCCTGCCGAACGAGGCGGACGACACCGGGGCCAGCGACGGCGACGGCGTCCCGGTCATCGTCGACATCCACGGCGGCCCCGAGAGCCAGCGCCGGCCGTCGTTCTCGAGCGTCAAACAGTACTTCCTCGATCGGGGGTACGCCTACTTCGAGCCGAACGTGCGCGGCTCGGCGGGGTACGGCGCAGACTACGCGGCACTCGACGACGTCGAGAAGCGGATGGACTCGGTCGCCGACATCAGGGCCTGCGTCGAGTGGCTCCAGGACCACCCGGCCGTCGACCCCGATCGGATCGCCGCCAAGGGCGGCTCCTACGGCGGCTTCATGGTGCTGGCCGCGCTGACCGAGTACCCCGACCTCTGGGCGGCCGGGATCGACGTCGTCGGCATCGCCAACTTCGTCACGTTTCTCGAGAACACCGGCGACTGGCGCCGCGAGTTGCGAGAAGCGGAGTACGGGAGCCTCGCGGAGGACCGCGAGTTCCTCGAAGAGATCTCGCCGATCAACAACGTCGAGGAGATCGAGGCACCGCTGTTCGTCCTCCACGGCGAGAACGATCCCCGCGTCCCGGTCGGCGAGGCCGAACAGATCGTCGAGAAAGTCGCCGACCACGGCGTCCCGGTCCGGAAGCTGATCTTCGAGGACGAGGGCCACGGCTTCTCGAAGCTCGAGAACCGCATCGAGGCCTACTCGGCCATCGCGGAGTTCCTCGACGAACACGTCTAG
- a CDS encoding ABC transporter ATP-binding protein: MAAIETTGLTKRFGEDVLAVSDLDLTVEEGEIFGFLGPNGAGKSTTINLLLDFVRPTSGTATVLGHDAQEETERIRERIGVLPEGATVYDRLSAREHLEWVVDTKGADDDPDDLLDRVGLLEDADRTAGGYSKGMRQRMGLGMALVGDPDLLILDEPSSGLDPTGIQDMRELLREEASSGTTVFFSSHILSEVEAVCDRVGIMNGGELVALDSIENLRDDAAGAATIDVELASMPTGLDVASIEGVREATVEDGVVSAVCVDASVKVDVVRHLDERATVTDILSADTSLEHLFNQYTGESSGTGDEPAAQEVIA, encoded by the coding sequence ATGGCTGCGATCGAAACGACCGGCCTGACGAAACGGTTCGGCGAGGACGTCCTTGCCGTCTCCGACCTCGACCTCACCGTCGAGGAGGGAGAGATATTCGGCTTCCTGGGCCCGAACGGGGCCGGAAAGTCGACGACGATCAACCTGCTCCTCGATTTCGTCCGGCCGACGTCGGGAACGGCGACGGTGCTCGGACACGACGCCCAGGAGGAGACCGAACGGATTCGCGAGCGGATCGGCGTCCTCCCCGAAGGTGCGACCGTCTACGACCGACTCTCCGCGCGGGAACACCTCGAGTGGGTCGTCGACACCAAGGGGGCCGACGACGACCCCGACGACCTGCTCGATCGCGTCGGCTTGCTCGAGGACGCCGATCGGACGGCCGGCGGCTACTCGAAGGGAATGCGCCAGCGAATGGGACTGGGGATGGCTCTCGTCGGCGACCCCGACCTGTTGATCCTGGACGAACCGTCGTCCGGACTGGACCCGACCGGGATCCAAGACATGCGCGAACTCCTCCGCGAGGAGGCCTCGAGCGGGACCACCGTGTTCTTCTCGAGTCACATCCTCTCCGAGGTCGAGGCGGTCTGTGACCGCGTCGGCATCATGAACGGGGGCGAACTCGTCGCGCTGGACTCGATCGAGAACCTCCGGGACGACGCCGCCGGCGCGGCCACGATCGACGTCGAACTCGCGTCGATGCCGACCGGCCTCGACGTCGCGTCGATCGAGGGGGTTCGGGAGGCGACCGTCGAAGACGGCGTCGTCTCCGCGGTCTGTGTCGACGCGAGCGTGAAGGTCGACGTGGTGCGCCACCTCGACGAACGCGCGACCGTCACCGACATCCTCTCGGCGGACACCTCCCTCGAGCACCTGTTCAACCAGTACACCGGCGAGTCGTCCGGGACCGGCGACGAACCCGCCGCACAGGAGGTGATCGCATGA
- a CDS encoding NAD-dependent epimerase/dehydratase family protein, translating into MDTALVIGGTRFIGRHLVDDLLAHGYDVTIFNRGNHDDPFADDDRASHVEGDRTNDSSLEAAAETVDPDAVFDCVAYYPKDVQAATRIFADCEAYVYISSGAAYGREEIPKREGETPLEPCTPEQAIDDSNETYGARKAEGDRAVFAAAERGVNAMSVRPCIVYGPHDYTERLDFWIDRVNRFDRIVVPGDGTNIWHRAYVEDVASAMRLVAERGEAGEAYNVGDRRLVTLEEMVDLIAAQLDTDAEVVTAGPRELAAGDIAVDDYVLYREYPHVLSTAKLAALGWESTPLEEAMARSVAAHLESDRTGREHGPDREAEERVLGILDTF; encoded by the coding sequence ATGGACACCGCACTCGTCATCGGCGGCACGCGCTTCATCGGCCGCCACCTCGTGGACGACCTGCTCGCACACGGCTACGACGTGACGATCTTCAACCGTGGCAACCACGACGATCCCTTCGCCGACGACGATCGGGCCAGCCACGTCGAGGGCGATCGGACGAACGACTCGTCGCTCGAGGCCGCCGCCGAGACCGTCGACCCGGACGCCGTCTTCGACTGCGTCGCCTACTATCCGAAGGACGTGCAGGCGGCGACCCGGATCTTCGCGGACTGCGAGGCCTACGTCTACATCTCGAGCGGGGCGGCCTACGGCCGCGAGGAGATTCCCAAGCGCGAAGGCGAAACGCCGCTCGAACCGTGTACGCCCGAGCAGGCGATCGACGACTCGAACGAGACCTACGGCGCTCGCAAGGCCGAGGGCGATCGGGCCGTCTTCGCCGCCGCGGAACGCGGCGTGAACGCGATGTCCGTCCGCCCCTGCATCGTCTACGGCCCCCACGACTACACCGAGCGACTGGACTTCTGGATCGATCGCGTGAACCGGTTCGACCGTATCGTGGTGCCCGGCGACGGGACGAATATCTGGCACCGGGCCTACGTCGAGGACGTCGCGTCCGCGATGCGACTCGTCGCCGAGCGCGGCGAGGCCGGCGAGGCGTACAACGTCGGCGATCGGCGCCTCGTCACGCTCGAGGAGATGGTAGACCTGATCGCGGCGCAGTTAGACACCGACGCCGAGGTCGTCACCGCCGGCCCCCGCGAACTCGCGGCCGGCGACATCGCCGTCGACGACTACGTCCTCTACCGGGAGTACCCGCACGTCCTCTCGACCGCGAAACTCGCCGCCCTCGGCTGGGAATCGACCCCGCTCGAGGAGGCCATGGCCCGATCGGTCGCGGCCCACCTCGAGAGCGATCGGACCGGGCGCGAACACGGGCCCGATCGGGAGGCCGAGGAGCGCGTGCTGGGTATTCTAGACACGTTCTGA
- a CDS encoding peroxidase-related enzyme (This protein belongs to a clade of uncharacterized proteins related to peroxidases such as the alkylhydroperoxidase AhpD.) — MADPDQDAEAEPQPELDDDAMHRFPVPDFEDLPDDLRERIVEETDRAGFTPNVFSAMAYRPSHFRAFFDYHDALVEDTALEREEIEMIVVAVSGVNHCYYCNVAHGALVRIYADDPQLADQLVANYRTADINDAHRTMLDVAVKLTERPTEIEESDLEALREAGFSEEALWDVASVAAFYNLSNRLAMFADMRPNDEFHTLGRE; from the coding sequence ATGGCCGACCCAGACCAGGACGCCGAGGCCGAACCGCAACCGGAACTCGACGACGACGCCATGCACCGGTTCCCAGTTCCCGACTTCGAGGACCTTCCCGACGATCTCCGGGAGCGGATCGTCGAGGAGACCGATCGGGCGGGATTCACGCCGAACGTGTTCTCGGCGATGGCGTACAGGCCGTCGCACTTCCGGGCGTTCTTCGACTACCACGACGCGCTCGTCGAGGACACCGCCCTGGAGCGCGAGGAGATCGAGATGATCGTCGTCGCGGTCTCCGGCGTCAACCACTGTTACTACTGCAACGTCGCCCACGGCGCGCTCGTCCGGATCTACGCGGACGACCCGCAACTCGCCGATCAACTCGTCGCGAACTACCGGACCGCGGATATCAACGACGCCCACCGGACGATGTTAGACGTGGCCGTGAAACTCACCGAGCGCCCGACGGAGATCGAGGAGAGCGATCTCGAGGCGCTCCGCGAGGCCGGGTTCAGCGAGGAAGCGCTCTGGGACGTCGCGTCCGTCGCGGCGTTCTACAACCTGAGCAACCGGCTGGCGATGTTCGCCGACATGCGCCCGAACGACGAGTTCCACACGCTCGGCAGGGAGTAA
- a CDS encoding ABC transporter permease subunit, translating to MSAVSIAKRDFLDVRRAKLVWAPAVLYVVFMLLFFWGQSNRAEPDFYMVLFNLAGLGGALVIPLVALVAAYLSIAGERESGSIKYQLSLPVSRTDVVLGKLLARAGVVSVALLLSFGVGIVAAWLLVPEMTIEYGHYAAFVGLTLLYALAYVAVAVGISAATASRSRAMGSAIGFFFVFNLAWNFLPVGPTAMIRFVFDRFGIEYTDDLLQLIFSLSPTGAYLNGMELVFPNDIGPIQATASSDPFYLQGWFMLVILAGWIVLPLALGRWQFGRADLG from the coding sequence ATGAGCGCCGTCTCGATCGCGAAGCGGGACTTCCTCGACGTGCGGCGTGCGAAACTCGTCTGGGCGCCCGCCGTGCTCTACGTCGTCTTCATGCTCCTGTTCTTCTGGGGCCAGAGCAACAGGGCCGAGCCGGACTTTTACATGGTGCTGTTCAACCTGGCCGGCCTCGGCGGCGCGCTCGTGATCCCGCTGGTCGCGCTGGTCGCGGCCTACCTCTCGATCGCGGGCGAACGCGAGTCGGGAAGCATCAAGTACCAGCTGAGCCTCCCCGTCTCCCGTACCGACGTGGTGCTTGGGAAACTGCTCGCTCGAGCAGGGGTCGTGAGCGTCGCACTCCTGCTCTCGTTCGGCGTCGGTATCGTCGCCGCCTGGCTCCTGGTCCCGGAGATGACGATCGAGTACGGCCACTACGCGGCCTTCGTCGGGCTGACGCTCCTGTACGCGCTGGCGTACGTCGCCGTCGCCGTCGGCATCTCGGCGGCGACCGCGAGCCGATCGCGGGCAATGGGCAGCGCCATCGGCTTCTTCTTCGTGTTCAATCTCGCCTGGAACTTCCTGCCGGTCGGCCCGACCGCCATGATCCGGTTCGTCTTCGATCGGTTCGGGATCGAGTACACCGACGACCTCCTGCAATTGATCTTCAGCCTCAGTCCGACCGGTGCCTACCTCAACGGGATGGAACTGGTCTTCCCGAACGACATCGGGCCGATCCAGGCGACTGCCAGTAGCGACCCGTTCTACCTCCAGGGCTGGTTCATGCTCGTCATCCTGGCGGGCTGGATCGTCCTGCCGCTCGCCCTCGGCCGCTGGCAGTTCGGGCGGGCGGATCTCGGGTAG